The genomic segment AGTTCCATGAGGTAATGTTACCACTCCTCTAACCATTTGATTCGCTTTTCTAGGATCAACTCCTAAACGTACTGCGATATCAACAGACTCATCAAATTTTGCAGAAGCAATTGCTTTAATCAATACCGAAGCATCTTTCAATGAATACAATTTGTTCTTTTCAATTTTTGAAGCAGCCTCTTTTTGCTTTTTTGTCAATTTTGCCATGTCTTTCTCTTAATTAAAAAGGAGCGTCTCCTGATACAGTTATACCCATAGATCTAGCTGTTCCAGCTACCATACTCATTGCTTTTTCAATTGTAAAAGCATTTAAGTCAGGCATTTTGTCTTCAGCAATTGCTCTAATTTGTTCCCAAGTAACACTAGCTACTTTTTTACGATTAGGCTCTCCTGAACCAGATTTTAGCTTTGCAGCTTCCAATAACTGAACTGCTGCTGGAGGAGTCTTAACGACAAAATCGAATGATTTGTCTTTGTACACAGTGATTTGCACTGGACAAATTTTGCCAGGTTTATCTTGAGTTCTAGCATTAAATTGCTTACAGAACTCCATGATGTTTACCCCAGCAGCTCCTAAAGCAGGTCCAACCGGTGGCGACGGATTCGCAGCACCTCCCTTAACTTGTAGTTTAACTACCTTACTAATTTCTTTAGCCATTTTTTAAAAAATTTAACATTACACTCAATGGAAGCGAGAATAATGGTTATTATAGATGTAACAAAAATTATACTTTTTCAACTTGCATGAAACTTAATTCTAATGGAGTCTTTCTTCCGAAAATTTTCACCATTACCTCAAGTTTACGCTTTTCTTCATTTATTTTTTCAACTGTACCGTTGAAACCATTAAAAGGTCCATCAATAACCTTAATAGTCTCTCCTAAGTTGAAAGGTATAGACTGAGTA from the Flavobacterium ammonificans genome contains:
- the rplK gene encoding 50S ribosomal protein L11 — protein: MAKEISKVVKLQVKGGAANPSPPVGPALGAAGVNIMEFCKQFNARTQDKPGKICPVQITVYKDKSFDFVVKTPPAAVQLLEAAKLKSGSGEPNRKKVASVTWEQIRAIAEDKMPDLNAFTIEKAMSMVAGTARSMGITVSGDAPF